A stretch of the Channa argus isolate prfri chromosome 9, Channa argus male v1.0, whole genome shotgun sequence genome encodes the following:
- the lrrfip1a gene encoding uro-adherence factor A isoform X18, whose protein sequence is MGTQGTGRKRSTKKERSTAEDDALNLIAREAEARLAAKRAARAEAREIRMKELERQQKEIFQVQKKYYGLNTKSDDRVDSKWGDIEQWMEDSERYSRSLQIHTLSDDDERLSMGSRGSVRSDADALAACGGAGSPHKKSKKKKKHKHKDRDKNGYDDYYSVISSRSSRLSDESKGSRSSRLDLTSSRLSDDSRVSRASRVDLQPASYASSDLYSFNGLSSRNPGSTFNGYKSSLYEGSPCSGSRLVSGSVSHPLEYTSYRSSSSRASSRASSARASPVDNCSSVASYLRSKTSSNVLPRDLDNVTIPDFTDQLEDKDYLEKGSRAASILTTGTLTTSGGTSSRRGSGETAITVDAETSIREIKDVLAEMEEKYRKAMVSNAQLDNEKTNLMYQVDTLKDSLMELEELLSESRREFEEKVKEYEREKHAHSVLQFQFKEVKETLKQSEELLNKHGIVLGPDLNINGDIGEAEVDGLPPSGDSVPNTAQDSQTSPTEGNSMLGNTEEIQLRSSAEEEVEPEQQQEMLKEEPKENHLSFDTHCNIADESTLKTSSEEQPIEKQQTCLPKEEDSIGDNVLSKDLNVDINGRPVTEAECVISKIICSPELGEILTSAEESVPERETAQGADLGEPSKSDLGEKEVKSGGVETQSDDSRGKCRKLFEEQECKQEVVEESNLRITESCPQQKGIEDVMKETLPESVSAESNPEPQQELENVIEAENDEIEEPSRSQPQGASATGKKKKRKRRGKKKGFTHEDKHQHKDGTEKQNSIEETDVELIKGDNWPKTEPNIDSSVTETFKELKMDHIEITQDRQETEDVATEVRVEPTESFSHKGALNEPNMEHVTNEHEEEQSLETKTVQEVEASLKIPYQMETTKESRIEPTKDEQDKEQLLQIEKVEEVDSLTSPSDANLSASDVTLILNIEDTDNKEFTSSVDDPKFGDPSNNGEDNPSEPENVHLVENEVGCVEQTKPECTTNNSSFETNSIQNTETESHNSSNGDITADQSEESNDFQMLSLKGLSHSESPPGPEEATGTVKEPGVDTEREGSSPSVSCHGDHQSEFNQDTIEKEKLTGNLRESEDLIEIDSSLHEEEGDTCDSATFTKNTELEAEECLLEPVAQAEQFCEIESQRVMCIDQTDEYHGEVSLETKAITTTTMSSRGESSREVSEIGFPVEQESAAVEDSGQENCKNYQENEKSIFLSAEQLHESSKDKSENHGSNPPSQHDSDEDENEQSFDFDDIDMEAAIASNPSGNPQQEEVEDGVEVMSDEGNIDSSGLCQSNTEPHENTQDKTVDDETDVKCLVEDSNRAGTLAEESSIFPQDSKNTHEEADCEKEENVCEEQVNTQKDETNEADEASLVTEEGKGLSVVEHNATSLDVVEEGLDVIQHEMQDKDLLLPKIADQGTSNKESPESGKDLKKNSKKGKGKSREECKMS, encoded by the exons GCAGAGGCCAGGCTCGCAGCGAAGAGGGCAGCCAGGGCAGAAGCCAGAGAGATCCGCATGAAGGAGCTTGAGAGACAACAGAAAGAG ATCTTTCAGGTGCAGAAG AAATATTATGGCTTGAACACCAAATCAGATGACCGTGTGGACAGTAAATGGGGAGATATTGAACAGTGGATG GAGGACAGTGAGAGATACTCACGTTCCTTACAGATACACACG CTCTCAGATGACGATGAGCGACTGTCAATGGGAAGCCGGGGCAGTGTCAGG TCGGATGCTGATGCACTTGCAGCTTGTGGTGGAGCG GGCTCCCCTCATAAgaagtcaaagaaaaagaagaaacataagCACAAAGACAGAGAT AAGAATGGCTATGATGATTATTACAGCGTTATATCCAGCAGG TCCTCAAGACTCAGTGATGAAAGCAAAGGGTCTCGCTCTTCCAGGCTAGACCTAACG AGCTCCAGGCTGAGTGATGACAGCCGGGTGTCTCGTGCCTCCAGAGTAGACCTGCAGCCG GCATCTTATgcttcttctgacttgtataGCTTCAATGGTCTGTCTTCCAGAAACCCAGGTTCAACTTTCAATGGGTACAAG AGCTCCTTATATGAAGGAAGCCCCTGCAGTGGATCTCGGCTAGTCTCTGGCTCAGTCTCCCAT CCTTTAGAGTACACTAGTTATCgcagctccagctccagagCCTCCAGCAGGGCCAGTTCAGCCCGTGCCAGCCCAGTG GACAACTGCAGCTCAGTTGCAAGTTATTTAAGGAGTAAAACCAGCAGCAATGTCCTGCCCCGGGACCTGGACAATGTTACTATTCCTGACTTTACAGAT cagTTGGAGGACAAAGATTATCTTGAGAAG GGATCTCGAGCAGCTTCTATCTTAACAACAGGAACCCTAACCACCTCAGGTGGGACATCCTCCCGGAGAGGAAGTGGAGAGACAGCAATAACTGTAGATGCTGAGACCTCCATACGAGAAATCAAG GATGTATTAGCAGAAATGGAGGAGAAATATCGGAAAGCCATGGTGTCCAACGCCCAGCTGGataatgagaaaacaaacttGATGTACCAGGTGGACACACTCAAGGACTCACTCATGGAACTGGAGGAACTGTTGTCTGAGTCGCGCCGGGAATTTGAGGAGAAAGTCAAG GAATATGAGCGAGAGAAACATGCCCACAGTGTTCTTCAGTTCCAGTTCAAAGAAGTGAAAGAGACGCTAAAACAAAGTGAAGAGCTGCTAAAT AAACATGGAATAGTATTGGGACCTGATCTGAACATCAATGGGGACATTGGTGAGGCAGAAGTTGATGGACTGCCCCCCAGTGGAGACTCTGTCCCAAACACAGCTCAGGATTCACAGACCTCCCCAACGGAGGGGAACAGCATGCTTG GCAACACAGAGGAGATACAGTTAAGAAGTAGTGCAGAGGAAGAGGTGGAACCAGAGCAGCAGCAAGAAATGCTGAAAGAGGAACCAAAAGAGAATCACTTGAGCTTTGATACACACTGTAATATTGCTGATGAGTCCACACTGAAAACATCTAGTGAGGAACAACCTatagaaaaacaacagacatgCTTACCCAAAGAAGAAGACAGCATCGGAGACAATGTCCTTAGCAAGGACTTAAATGTTGACATTAATGGCCGCCCAGTCACAGAAGCCGAATGTGTAATAAGTAAAATTATTTGCAGCCCTGAACTTGGAGAAATTTTAACAAGTGCTGAGGAAAGTGTTCCAGAAAGAGAAACTGCTCAGGGGGCAGATTTGGGAGAACCAAGTAAGTCTGATTTAGGGGAGAAAGAAGTCAAAAGCGGTGGTGTTGAAACACAGAGTGATGATAGTAGAGGTAAATGTAGAAAGCTTTTTGAAGAGCAAGAATGCAAACAGGAAGTTGTTGAGGAAAGTAATTTGAGGATTACAGAATCATGTCCTCAGCAAAAAGGAATAGAGGATGTTATGAAAGAAACCTTACCGGAGTCAGTCTCTGCTGAATCAAACCCAGAACCTCAACAAGAGCTTGAGAATGTTATAGAGGCAGAGAATGATGAGATAGAGGAACCCAGCAGATCACAGCCTCAAGGTGCATCTGCcacaggaaagaagaagaaaaggaagaggagaggcaAAAAGAAAGGATTTACTCATGAGGACAAGCACCAACACAAAGATggaacagagaaacaaaacagcataGAAGAAACAGATGTAGAGTTGATTAAAGGAGACAATTGGCCAAAAACTGAACCTAACATTGACAGTTCTGTCACTGAAACCTTCAAGGAATTAAAGATGGATCATATTGAAATTACGCAGGATAGACAAGAAACTGAGGATGTAGCTACAGAAGTAAGAGTGGAACCCACTGAATCATTTTCTCACAAGGGGGCACTCAACGAACCAAACATGGAGCATGTTACAAATGAGCATGAGGAGGAACAAAGTTTGGAAACTAAGACTGTACAAGAAGTAGAGGCATCTTTGAAAATCCCTTATCAAATGGAAACTACTAAGGAATCAAGAATAGAACCCACAAAAGATGAGCAGGACAAAGAACAGCTTTTGCAAATAGAGAAGGTAGAAGAAGTGGACTCTTTGACAAGCCCTTCAGACGCCAACCTGAGTGCATCTGATGTTACACTCATCTTAAACATTGAGGACACAGACAACAAAGAGTTTACTTCAAGTGTAGATGACCCTAAATTTGGAGACCCCTCAAATAATGGTGAAGACAATCCTAGTGAACCAGAAAATGTTCATCTTGTAGAGAATGAAGTTGGGTGTGTTGAGCAAACAAAACCTGAATGCACAACTAACAACAGCAGTTTTGAAACAAACAGTatccaaaacactgaaactgaatCTCACAATTCAAGCAATGGTGACATTACTGCTGATCAATCAGAGGAGTCAAACGATTTTCAGATGCTCAGTCTCAAAGGTTTGTCTCACTCAGAGTCACCCCCAGGACCTGAGGAGGCAACTGGGACAGTCAAAGAGCCTGGAGTAGATACGGAACGAGAAGGCTCTTCTCCCAGTGTCAGTTGTCATGGTGATCATCAGTCAGAGTTTAACCAAGACACGATAGAAAAAGAGAAGCTTACTGGAAACCTAAGGGAATCTGAAGATTTAATCGAGATAGATAGCTCCTTGCATGAAGAAGAAGGAGATACTTGTGACAGTGCAACATTTACGAAAAACACTGAATTGGAAGCTGAAGAGTGTCTTTTGGAGCCTGTGGCTCAGGCTGAACAATTTTGTGAAATAGAAAGCCAAAGAGTTATGTGCATTGATCAAACTGATGAATATCATGGGGAGGTGTCTTTAGAAACAAAAGCGATTACCACCACAACCATGTCAAGCAGAGGAGAGTCTTCAAGAGAAGTTTCTGAGATCGGCTTCCCTGTCGAACAGGAATCAGCTGCCGTAGAAGATTCAGGacaagaaaactgtaaaaattatCAGGAAAacgaaaaaagtatttttctttcagctgagCAACTGCATGAGTCTAGCAAAGACAAATCAGAGAATCATGGTTCCAATCCACCCAGCCAGCATGACAGTGATGAAGATGAGAACGAGCAGTCTTTTGATTTTGATGACATAGATATGGAAGCAGCCATTGCATCAAATCCCTCTGGAAATCCACAACAGGAAGAAGTTGAGGATGGAGTTGAAGTCATGTCCGATGAAGGCAACATTGATAGTTCAGGGCTGTGCCAAAGTAATACTGAACCACATGAAAATACACAAGACAAGACAGTTGATGATGAGACTGATGTGAAGTGTTTAGTTGAAGATAGTAATCGGGCAGGTACACTAGCTGAAGAGTCAAGCATCTTCCCCCAAGACAGCAAAAACACTCATGAAGAAGCTGACTGTGAGAAggaggaaaatgtgtgtgaagagCAAGTAAACACACAGAAGGATGAAACCAATGAAGCAGATGAAGCAAGTCTCGTTACAGAAGAAGGAAAGGGTTTGAGTGTTGTAGAGCACAATGCAACATCTTTAGATGTAGTAGAGGAAGGATTAGATGTCATTCAGCATGAAATGCAGGATAAAGATTTGCTTTTACCAAAGATTGCAGACCAAGGGACCAGCAACAAAGAGTCACCAGAGTCAGGGAAAGATTTGAAGAAGAACAGCAAGAAAGGCAAAGGCAAGAGCAGAGAGGAATGCAAGATGTCTTAG
- the lrrfip1a gene encoding uro-adherence factor A isoform X10 → MGTQGTGRKRSTKKERSTAEDDALNLIAREAEARLAAKRAARAEAREIRMKELERQQKEIFQVQKKYYGLNTKSDDRVDSKWGDIEQWMEDSERYSRSLQIHTLSDDDERLSMGSRGSVRSDADALAACGGAGSPHKKSKKKKKHKHKDRDKNGYDDYYSVISSRSSRLSDESKGSRSSRLDLTSSRLSDDSRVSRASRVDLQPASYASSDLYSFNGLSSRNPGSTFNGYKSSLYEGSPCSGSRLVSGSVSHPLEYTSYRSSSSRASSRASSARASPVDNCSSVASYLRSKTSSNVLPRDLDNVTIPDFTDQLEDKDYLEKGSRAASILTTGTLTTSGGTSSRRGSGETAITVDAETSIREIKEIHELKDQIQDVETKYTQNLKDVKDVLAEMEEKYRKAMVSNAQLDNEKTNLMYQVDTLKDSLMELEELLSESRREFEEKVKEYEREKHAHSVLQFQFKEVKETLKQSEELLNALERQKEYTDAIRIERDELREEVVKLKDILKKHGIVLGPDLNINGDIGEAEVDGLPPSGDSVPNTAQDSQTSPTEGNSMLGNTEEIQLRSSAEEEVEPEQQQEMLKEEPKENHLSFDTHCNIADESTLKTSSEEQPIEKQQTCLPKEEDSIGDNVLSKDLNVDINGRPVTEAECVISKIICSPELGEILTSAEESVPERETAQGADLGEPSKSDLGEKEVKSGGVETQSDDSRGKCRKLFEEQECKQEVVEESNLRITESCPQQKGIEDVMKETLPESVSAESNPEPQQELENVIEAENDEIEEPSRSQPQGASATGKKKKRKRRGKKKGFTHEDKHQHKDGTEKQNSIEETDVELIKGDNWPKTEPNIDSSVTETFKELKMDHIEITQDRQETEDVATEVRVEPTESFSHKGALNEPNMEHVTNEHEEEQSLETKTVQEVEASLKIPYQMETTKESRIEPTKDEQDKEQLLQIEKVEEVDSLTSPSDANLSASDVTLILNIEDTDNKEFTSSVDDPKFGDPSNNGEDNPSEPENVHLVENEVGCVEQTKPECTTNNSSFETNSIQNTETESHNSSNGDITADQSEESNDFQMLSLKGLSHSESPPGPEEATGTVKEPGVDTEREGSSPSVSCHGDHQSEFNQDTIEKEKLTGNLRESEDLIEIDSSLHEEEGDTCDSATFTKNTELEAEECLLEPVAQAEQFCEIESQRVMCIDQTDEYHGEVSLETKAITTTTMSSRGESSREVSEIGFPVEQESAAVEDSGQENCKNYQENEKSIFLSAEQLHESSKDKSENHGSNPPSQHDSDEDENEQSFDFDDIDMEAAIASNPSGNPQQEEVEDGVEVMSDEGNIDSSGLCQSNTEPHENTQDKTVDDETDVKCLVEDSNRAGTLAEESSIFPQDSKNTHEEADCEKEENVCEEQVNTQKDETNEADEASLVTEEGKGLSVVEHNATSLDVVEEGLDVIQHEMQDKDLLLPKIADQGTSNKESPESGKDLKKNSKKGKGKSREECKMS, encoded by the exons GCAGAGGCCAGGCTCGCAGCGAAGAGGGCAGCCAGGGCAGAAGCCAGAGAGATCCGCATGAAGGAGCTTGAGAGACAACAGAAAGAG ATCTTTCAGGTGCAGAAG AAATATTATGGCTTGAACACCAAATCAGATGACCGTGTGGACAGTAAATGGGGAGATATTGAACAGTGGATG GAGGACAGTGAGAGATACTCACGTTCCTTACAGATACACACG CTCTCAGATGACGATGAGCGACTGTCAATGGGAAGCCGGGGCAGTGTCAGG TCGGATGCTGATGCACTTGCAGCTTGTGGTGGAGCG GGCTCCCCTCATAAgaagtcaaagaaaaagaagaaacataagCACAAAGACAGAGAT AAGAATGGCTATGATGATTATTACAGCGTTATATCCAGCAGG TCCTCAAGACTCAGTGATGAAAGCAAAGGGTCTCGCTCTTCCAGGCTAGACCTAACG AGCTCCAGGCTGAGTGATGACAGCCGGGTGTCTCGTGCCTCCAGAGTAGACCTGCAGCCG GCATCTTATgcttcttctgacttgtataGCTTCAATGGTCTGTCTTCCAGAAACCCAGGTTCAACTTTCAATGGGTACAAG AGCTCCTTATATGAAGGAAGCCCCTGCAGTGGATCTCGGCTAGTCTCTGGCTCAGTCTCCCAT CCTTTAGAGTACACTAGTTATCgcagctccagctccagagCCTCCAGCAGGGCCAGTTCAGCCCGTGCCAGCCCAGTG GACAACTGCAGCTCAGTTGCAAGTTATTTAAGGAGTAAAACCAGCAGCAATGTCCTGCCCCGGGACCTGGACAATGTTACTATTCCTGACTTTACAGAT cagTTGGAGGACAAAGATTATCTTGAGAAG GGATCTCGAGCAGCTTCTATCTTAACAACAGGAACCCTAACCACCTCAGGTGGGACATCCTCCCGGAGAGGAAGTGGAGAGACAGCAATAACTGTAGATGCTGAGACCTCCATACGAGAAATCAAG GAGATTCATGAACTGAAGGATCAGATTCAAGATGTGGAAACCAAGTACACACAGAACCTAAAAGACGTCAAG GATGTATTAGCAGAAATGGAGGAGAAATATCGGAAAGCCATGGTGTCCAACGCCCAGCTGGataatgagaaaacaaacttGATGTACCAGGTGGACACACTCAAGGACTCACTCATGGAACTGGAGGAACTGTTGTCTGAGTCGCGCCGGGAATTTGAGGAGAAAGTCAAG GAATATGAGCGAGAGAAACATGCCCACAGTGTTCTTCAGTTCCAGTTCAAAGAAGTGAAAGAGACGCTAAAACAAAGTGAAGAGCTGCTAAAT GCTTTAGAGCGACAGAAAGAATACACAGATGCAATCCGAATTGAGCGAGATGAGCTCAGAGAAGAGGTTGTGAAGCTCAAAGACATTTTGAAG AAACATGGAATAGTATTGGGACCTGATCTGAACATCAATGGGGACATTGGTGAGGCAGAAGTTGATGGACTGCCCCCCAGTGGAGACTCTGTCCCAAACACAGCTCAGGATTCACAGACCTCCCCAACGGAGGGGAACAGCATGCTTG GCAACACAGAGGAGATACAGTTAAGAAGTAGTGCAGAGGAAGAGGTGGAACCAGAGCAGCAGCAAGAAATGCTGAAAGAGGAACCAAAAGAGAATCACTTGAGCTTTGATACACACTGTAATATTGCTGATGAGTCCACACTGAAAACATCTAGTGAGGAACAACCTatagaaaaacaacagacatgCTTACCCAAAGAAGAAGACAGCATCGGAGACAATGTCCTTAGCAAGGACTTAAATGTTGACATTAATGGCCGCCCAGTCACAGAAGCCGAATGTGTAATAAGTAAAATTATTTGCAGCCCTGAACTTGGAGAAATTTTAACAAGTGCTGAGGAAAGTGTTCCAGAAAGAGAAACTGCTCAGGGGGCAGATTTGGGAGAACCAAGTAAGTCTGATTTAGGGGAGAAAGAAGTCAAAAGCGGTGGTGTTGAAACACAGAGTGATGATAGTAGAGGTAAATGTAGAAAGCTTTTTGAAGAGCAAGAATGCAAACAGGAAGTTGTTGAGGAAAGTAATTTGAGGATTACAGAATCATGTCCTCAGCAAAAAGGAATAGAGGATGTTATGAAAGAAACCTTACCGGAGTCAGTCTCTGCTGAATCAAACCCAGAACCTCAACAAGAGCTTGAGAATGTTATAGAGGCAGAGAATGATGAGATAGAGGAACCCAGCAGATCACAGCCTCAAGGTGCATCTGCcacaggaaagaagaagaaaaggaagaggagaggcaAAAAGAAAGGATTTACTCATGAGGACAAGCACCAACACAAAGATggaacagagaaacaaaacagcataGAAGAAACAGATGTAGAGTTGATTAAAGGAGACAATTGGCCAAAAACTGAACCTAACATTGACAGTTCTGTCACTGAAACCTTCAAGGAATTAAAGATGGATCATATTGAAATTACGCAGGATAGACAAGAAACTGAGGATGTAGCTACAGAAGTAAGAGTGGAACCCACTGAATCATTTTCTCACAAGGGGGCACTCAACGAACCAAACATGGAGCATGTTACAAATGAGCATGAGGAGGAACAAAGTTTGGAAACTAAGACTGTACAAGAAGTAGAGGCATCTTTGAAAATCCCTTATCAAATGGAAACTACTAAGGAATCAAGAATAGAACCCACAAAAGATGAGCAGGACAAAGAACAGCTTTTGCAAATAGAGAAGGTAGAAGAAGTGGACTCTTTGACAAGCCCTTCAGACGCCAACCTGAGTGCATCTGATGTTACACTCATCTTAAACATTGAGGACACAGACAACAAAGAGTTTACTTCAAGTGTAGATGACCCTAAATTTGGAGACCCCTCAAATAATGGTGAAGACAATCCTAGTGAACCAGAAAATGTTCATCTTGTAGAGAATGAAGTTGGGTGTGTTGAGCAAACAAAACCTGAATGCACAACTAACAACAGCAGTTTTGAAACAAACAGTatccaaaacactgaaactgaatCTCACAATTCAAGCAATGGTGACATTACTGCTGATCAATCAGAGGAGTCAAACGATTTTCAGATGCTCAGTCTCAAAGGTTTGTCTCACTCAGAGTCACCCCCAGGACCTGAGGAGGCAACTGGGACAGTCAAAGAGCCTGGAGTAGATACGGAACGAGAAGGCTCTTCTCCCAGTGTCAGTTGTCATGGTGATCATCAGTCAGAGTTTAACCAAGACACGATAGAAAAAGAGAAGCTTACTGGAAACCTAAGGGAATCTGAAGATTTAATCGAGATAGATAGCTCCTTGCATGAAGAAGAAGGAGATACTTGTGACAGTGCAACATTTACGAAAAACACTGAATTGGAAGCTGAAGAGTGTCTTTTGGAGCCTGTGGCTCAGGCTGAACAATTTTGTGAAATAGAAAGCCAAAGAGTTATGTGCATTGATCAAACTGATGAATATCATGGGGAGGTGTCTTTAGAAACAAAAGCGATTACCACCACAACCATGTCAAGCAGAGGAGAGTCTTCAAGAGAAGTTTCTGAGATCGGCTTCCCTGTCGAACAGGAATCAGCTGCCGTAGAAGATTCAGGacaagaaaactgtaaaaattatCAGGAAAacgaaaaaagtatttttctttcagctgagCAACTGCATGAGTCTAGCAAAGACAAATCAGAGAATCATGGTTCCAATCCACCCAGCCAGCATGACAGTGATGAAGATGAGAACGAGCAGTCTTTTGATTTTGATGACATAGATATGGAAGCAGCCATTGCATCAAATCCCTCTGGAAATCCACAACAGGAAGAAGTTGAGGATGGAGTTGAAGTCATGTCCGATGAAGGCAACATTGATAGTTCAGGGCTGTGCCAAAGTAATACTGAACCACATGAAAATACACAAGACAAGACAGTTGATGATGAGACTGATGTGAAGTGTTTAGTTGAAGATAGTAATCGGGCAGGTACACTAGCTGAAGAGTCAAGCATCTTCCCCCAAGACAGCAAAAACACTCATGAAGAAGCTGACTGTGAGAAggaggaaaatgtgtgtgaagagCAAGTAAACACACAGAAGGATGAAACCAATGAAGCAGATGAAGCAAGTCTCGTTACAGAAGAAGGAAAGGGTTTGAGTGTTGTAGAGCACAATGCAACATCTTTAGATGTAGTAGAGGAAGGATTAGATGTCATTCAGCATGAAATGCAGGATAAAGATTTGCTTTTACCAAAGATTGCAGACCAAGGGACCAGCAACAAAGAGTCACCAGAGTCAGGGAAAGATTTGAAGAAGAACAGCAAGAAAGGCAAAGGCAAGAGCAGAGAGGAATGCAAGATGTCTTAG